The proteins below come from a single Tenuifilum thalassicum genomic window:
- a CDS encoding dihydroorotate dehydrogenase-like protein: MSKLKTNYLGIELKNPLIVGASSLTSNIDTLKAIEKAGAGAVVFKSLFEEQIQLEELEMENELEEYNERHAEMVKLFPTLKHAGPADHLAKLKRAKEELSIPVIGSLNAMHPDTWAEYAIAISETGVDALELNFYTTPKDFEVEGKTIIQSQIEILKSVKENIKIPVSVKLSPFYTNPLDVIGKFDKIEVEGFVLFNRLFQPDIDIEKEELIQTIILSEPDANRLPLRFIGLLYGHIAADICAATGILNGTDAIKMILAGANAFQVVSTLYKNGIEHITKILAQIELWMSRKGYESIDDFKGKLSKKNLHDPFAYRRAQYVDILLRSNDILKSNSL; this comes from the coding sequence ATGTCAAAATTAAAAACTAACTATTTAGGAATAGAGCTAAAGAACCCGCTAATAGTGGGAGCTTCATCGCTCACTTCAAACATCGACACCCTCAAAGCCATTGAAAAAGCTGGAGCTGGTGCCGTTGTTTTTAAATCATTATTCGAGGAGCAAATTCAGCTCGAGGAGCTGGAAATGGAAAACGAACTGGAAGAGTATAACGAACGCCATGCCGAGATGGTAAAACTCTTCCCTACTCTAAAGCATGCTGGTCCAGCCGATCATCTTGCAAAACTAAAAAGGGCAAAGGAAGAACTTAGCATTCCTGTAATAGGTAGCCTAAACGCCATGCACCCCGACACCTGGGCTGAATATGCCATTGCAATTTCCGAAACTGGTGTTGATGCATTGGAGTTGAACTTCTATACTACTCCTAAAGATTTTGAGGTTGAAGGAAAAACAATTATTCAATCCCAAATTGAAATTCTTAAAAGTGTAAAAGAAAATATCAAAATTCCAGTAAGCGTTAAACTAAGCCCATTCTACACAAATCCTCTTGATGTAATCGGCAAGTTTGACAAAATCGAAGTGGAAGGTTTTGTTCTATTCAACAGGTTATTCCAACCCGATATCGATATTGAGAAAGAGGAACTCATACAAACAATCATACTTAGCGAACCTGATGCCAATAGATTACCACTTAGGTTCATTGGTCTGCTTTATGGCCATATTGCTGCCGATATTTGCGCAGCAACTGGTATTTTGAATGGAACCGATGCAATTAAAATGATACTTGCTGGAGCAAATGCATTCCAAGTTGTTAGCACACTTTACAAAAATGGTATAGAGCACATTACCAAAATTTTAGCTCAAATCGAATTATGGATGAGTAGAAAAGGATATGAATCTATCGATGATTTCAAAGGAAAATTATCCAAGAAAAATCTCCACGATCCATTTGCTTACCGTAGAGCACAATATGTCGATATTCTTCTACGTTCAAATGATATTCTTAAATCTAACTCATTATAA
- a CDS encoding serine hydrolase domain-containing protein: MRNSLLMLLFFGFVQASYAFAGINGISFYKKFSDIDKDIRNDQYGKVSAIVVINSKGQKLFEQYYGFTNKYTLNQISSVTKSITSIAVGICIDKGLIESIEKPIYIYFPEYEETFKKQPLFKQITIKHLLNQTTGLKWNEWLFPYNYASNSLIALLEEKKNWLDRFFSLSFDTIPGTKFNYNSLSSQVLAEIVSRVSGKPFNNFVDNHIFKPLRIENFHWDQYPNNPYPAWGGISLSTYDMAKIGLLLLNEGTFSGNYIVSSKWTNESSKLNIKIDSSTGYGLHWWILLENDKPAMYYAAGYGDQYVFVVPSKDIIVAISSKNFTDYRWPKSVIDLAKSIVKKI; the protein is encoded by the coding sequence ATGCGAAATTCTTTATTAATGCTACTTTTTTTCGGTTTTGTACAGGCAAGCTATGCTTTTGCTGGTATTAATGGCATTAGTTTTTACAAGAAATTTTCTGATATTGATAAAGACATTCGTAACGACCAGTATGGTAAGGTTTCGGCTATTGTTGTCATTAACTCTAAGGGGCAAAAACTTTTTGAGCAATATTACGGTTTTACGAACAAGTACACTTTAAATCAAATTAGCTCTGTAACTAAAAGTATAACATCCATTGCAGTTGGAATTTGTATCGATAAAGGATTAATTGAATCTATCGAAAAGCCAATCTACATCTACTTTCCTGAATACGAGGAAACTTTTAAGAAACAACCGCTATTCAAACAGATAACCATAAAGCATCTTCTAAATCAAACCACTGGCTTAAAGTGGAACGAGTGGTTATTTCCATATAACTACGCATCAAATAGTTTAATAGCACTTCTTGAAGAGAAAAAGAATTGGTTAGATCGATTCTTCTCCCTCTCTTTCGATACTATACCTGGGACTAAATTCAACTACAATAGTCTTTCGTCGCAGGTGCTAGCAGAAATAGTTAGCAGGGTAAGCGGAAAACCTTTCAATAATTTTGTTGACAACCATATTTTCAAACCATTAAGAATCGAAAATTTCCACTGGGATCAGTATCCCAACAACCCATACCCTGCTTGGGGAGGAATATCATTATCGACTTACGATATGGCAAAAATTGGGCTTCTACTTTTAAACGAAGGCACCTTCTCAGGAAATTATATTGTTTCAAGCAAGTGGACAAATGAATCGTCAAAGTTGAACATTAAAATTGACAGTAGCACTGGTTATGGTCTGCACTGGTGGATATTACTGGAAAATGATAAACCAGCAATGTACTATGCAGCAGGCTATGGCGATCAATACGTATTTGTGGTTCCAAGCAAGGATATAATAGTTGCCATTAGTTCAAAAAATTTCACTGATTATCGTTGGCCAAAATCCGTTATTGACCTCGCAAAAAGCATTGTTAAAAAAATATGA